One genomic segment of Bradyrhizobium prioriisuperbiae includes these proteins:
- a CDS encoding aldehyde dehydrogenase family protein — MTVAHYYDTMDYGPAPEGDGEARAWLKSHGGVFGHFIAGDFSAPQSAKHFVTLEPATGKPLAKLTQGSAGDVDAAVSAARKAQPRWARLGGHGRARHLYALARMLQRHARLFAVLEAIDNGKPLRETRDLDVPLAARHFLHHAGWAQLQERELPDHVPIGVVGQIIPWNFPLLMLAWKIAPALALGNTVVLKPAEFTSLTALLFAELATQARLPPGVLNVVTGEGATGAALVSHPGVDKIAFTGSTEVGRLIRAATAGTGKSLTLELGGKSPFIVFEDADIDGAIEGVVDAIWFNQGQVCCAGSRLLVQEGIAETFRKRLIRRMETLRVGHPLDKAIDMGAVIAPVQLARIAALVETGVKEGAQKHQANTELPEGGCFYPPTLLWGVHPASTVAIEEIFGPVLVAMTFRTPDEAVTLANNTRYGLAASVWSETIGLALDIAPKLKAGVIWVNATNLFDASVGFGGYRESGFGREGGREGVFEYLKPKAWGGRRPRPKLPALPEPIAANDAKAAAFDAPALDRTAKLFIGGKQARPDGNYSRAVLSPKGKRLGEVGEGNRKDIRNAVAAARSAEAWAKATAHNRAQVLYYLAENLSARSAEFTARITSMTGATPAKAKAEVDATITRLFSYGAWADKYEGTVHTPPLRGVALAMHEPIGVVGVACPDEAPLLGFISLVAPLIAMGNRVVTLPSERHPLAATDFYQVLETSDVPAGVVNIVTGHHDTLVTTLAEHDDIDALWVFGAKENSTRAEKLSTHNLKRTLVDHGLMLDWQDSAASEGPILLRHAVQVKNVWIPYGE, encoded by the coding sequence ATGACCGTCGCACATTATTACGACACCATGGATTACGGCCCCGCCCCCGAAGGCGACGGCGAGGCGCGTGCCTGGCTGAAAAGCCATGGCGGTGTGTTCGGGCATTTCATCGCCGGCGATTTCAGCGCACCGCAATCGGCCAAGCATTTTGTGACACTGGAGCCCGCTACCGGCAAGCCGCTGGCAAAGCTCACACAGGGCTCTGCTGGCGATGTCGATGCCGCCGTCAGCGCGGCGCGCAAGGCGCAGCCGCGCTGGGCGAGGCTCGGTGGCCATGGCCGCGCGCGGCATCTCTATGCGCTGGCGCGGATGCTGCAGCGTCATGCCCGGCTGTTCGCGGTGCTGGAAGCGATCGACAACGGCAAGCCGCTGCGCGAGACCCGCGATCTCGACGTTCCGCTGGCGGCCCGGCATTTCCTGCATCACGCCGGCTGGGCGCAGTTGCAGGAGCGCGAACTCCCCGATCATGTTCCCATTGGCGTGGTCGGGCAAATCATCCCGTGGAATTTCCCGCTGCTGATGCTGGCGTGGAAGATCGCGCCGGCACTGGCGCTCGGCAACACCGTGGTGCTGAAGCCCGCCGAGTTCACCTCGCTCACGGCGCTGCTGTTCGCCGAGCTCGCGACGCAAGCGAGGCTGCCGCCCGGTGTCCTTAATGTGGTCACCGGCGAAGGCGCAACAGGCGCGGCGCTGGTCAGCCACCCCGGCGTCGACAAGATCGCGTTTACCGGATCGACCGAGGTCGGCCGGCTGATCCGCGCTGCCACCGCGGGCACCGGCAAGTCGCTGACGCTCGAACTCGGCGGCAAGTCACCCTTCATCGTATTCGAGGATGCCGACATCGACGGCGCCATCGAAGGCGTCGTCGACGCCATCTGGTTCAACCAGGGCCAGGTATGTTGCGCCGGCTCGCGGCTGCTGGTTCAGGAAGGCATCGCTGAGACCTTCCGCAAGCGGCTGATCCGCCGCATGGAGACGCTGCGGGTGGGCCATCCTCTCGACAAGGCGATCGACATGGGCGCGGTGATCGCGCCCGTCCAGCTCGCGCGCATCGCAGCGCTGGTCGAGACCGGCGTGAAGGAAGGCGCGCAGAAGCATCAGGCAAATACGGAGCTGCCGGAGGGCGGCTGCTTCTATCCGCCGACCTTGCTCTGGGGCGTGCATCCGGCCTCGACCGTGGCGATCGAGGAAATCTTCGGGCCGGTGCTGGTGGCGATGACCTTCCGCACCCCGGACGAGGCGGTGACGCTGGCGAACAACACGCGTTATGGCCTCGCCGCCAGTGTCTGGAGCGAGACCATCGGGCTTGCGCTCGATATCGCGCCGAAGCTCAAGGCGGGCGTGATCTGGGTCAATGCCACCAACCTGTTCGATGCCAGTGTCGGCTTCGGTGGTTACAGAGAGTCCGGCTTCGGCCGCGAGGGCGGCCGCGAAGGTGTGTTCGAATATCTCAAACCCAAGGCGTGGGGCGGACGCAGGCCGCGTCCCAAATTGCCGGCACTGCCGGAGCCGATTGCAGCGAATGACGCCAAGGCGGCAGCGTTCGATGCCCCCGCGCTCGACCGCACGGCAAAGCTGTTCATCGGCGGCAAGCAGGCGCGGCCCGACGGCAACTATTCCCGCGCTGTGCTGTCACCGAAAGGCAAGCGGCTCGGCGAGGTTGGCGAAGGCAACCGAAAGGACATCCGCAATGCGGTGGCGGCCGCGCGCAGCGCCGAGGCGTGGGCGAAAGCGACCGCTCATAATCGCGCCCAGGTGCTGTATTATCTGGCGGAAAACCTCTCGGCGCGATCGGCCGAATTCACCGCACGGATAACGAGCATGACCGGCGCCACACCGGCCAAAGCAAAGGCTGAAGTCGATGCGACGATCACGCGCCTGTTCAGTTATGGCGCCTGGGCCGACAAATATGAGGGCACCGTGCACACCCCGCCATTGCGCGGCGTCGCGCTCGCCATGCATGAGCCGATCGGCGTGGTCGGCGTCGCCTGCCCCGACGAGGCGCCGCTGCTCGGTTTCATCTCCCTGGTGGCACCGCTGATCGCGATGGGCAATCGCGTGGTCACGCTGCCGAGCGAACGGCATCCGCTCGCCGCCACCGATTTCTACCAGGTGCTGGAGACCTCGGACGTGCCGGCTGGCGTGGTCAACATCGTCACAGGCCACCATGACACACTGGTCACGACACTCGCCGAGCACGACGACATCGATGCACTCTGGGTGTTCGGCGCCAAGGAGAATTCGACACGCGCCGAAAAACTCTCGACCCACAATCTGAAGCGCACCCTGGTCGACCATGGCCTCATGCTCGACTGGCAAGACAGTGCAGCCAGCGAAGGCCCGATCCTGCTGCGCCATGCGGTACAAGTCAAAAATGTATGGATTCCCTACGGTGAATAG
- a CDS encoding sn-glycerol-3-phosphate ABC transporter ATP-binding protein UgpC: MAHVEIENVNKSYGSYSVIEALDLKVADEEFVVLVGPSGCGKTTTLRMIAGLETVTSGSIRIGDRDVTDLRPGLRNCAMVFQNYALYPHMSVAENIGYGMKVRGTPRAEIDREVRNVARILELEKYLERRPKQLSGGQRQRVAIGRAIVRSPDVFLFDEPLSNLDAKLRIEMRTEIKALHRRLAKTIVYVTHDQVEAMTMADRVVVMNGGKIEQAADPITLYEKPRNLFVAAFIGAPSMNFIEGSLAANDGALVFTGASGVALTLPKSRANVYGGHVGKPVVLGIRPDHIARDVAAGSSVRMMVKDVEPLGPHTLVIGTVGGALFTVQMPVGVRAKPDEAFDIPLHLDQAHLFDKASGDVIPV, from the coding sequence ATGGCCCACGTCGAGATCGAGAACGTCAACAAGTCCTACGGATCTTACAGCGTCATCGAGGCGCTCGATCTGAAGGTGGCTGACGAGGAATTCGTGGTGCTGGTCGGCCCATCCGGCTGTGGCAAGACCACGACACTGCGCATGATCGCAGGACTGGAGACGGTGACCAGCGGCAGCATCCGTATCGGCGATCGTGACGTCACCGACCTGCGTCCCGGCCTGCGTAACTGCGCCATGGTGTTCCAGAACTATGCGCTCTATCCGCACATGAGTGTGGCCGAGAACATTGGTTACGGCATGAAGGTGCGCGGCACCCCGCGCGCGGAGATCGATCGCGAGGTCAGGAACGTCGCCCGCATCCTGGAGTTGGAAAAATACCTGGAGCGCCGCCCTAAACAATTGTCCGGCGGCCAGCGCCAGCGGGTTGCGATCGGTCGCGCCATCGTGCGCAGCCCCGACGTGTTCCTGTTTGACGAGCCCTTGTCCAACCTCGACGCCAAGCTGCGGATCGAAATGCGCACCGAGATCAAGGCGCTGCATCGCCGCCTCGCCAAGACCATCGTCTATGTCACCCACGACCAGGTCGAGGCCATGACCATGGCGGATCGTGTGGTGGTCATGAACGGCGGCAAGATCGAGCAGGCCGCCGATCCGATCACGCTGTACGAGAAGCCACGCAATCTGTTCGTCGCCGCCTTTATCGGCGCGCCCAGCATGAACTTCATTGAGGGCAGCCTCGCCGCAAACGATGGCGCCCTCGTCTTCACCGGCGCATCCGGAGTGGCGCTGACGCTGCCGAAAAGCCGCGCCAATGTTTATGGTGGCCACGTCGGTAAACCCGTCGTGCTGGGAATCCGGCCGGATCACATCGCCCGCGATGTGGCCGCAGGTTCATCGGTCCGCATGATGGTGAAAGACGTCGAACCGCTGGGACCGCACACCCTGGTGATCGGCACAGTCGGCGGCGCGCTGTTCACCGTGCAGATGCCGGTCGGCGTCAGGGCCAAGCCGGATGAAGCATTCGATATTCCGCTCCACCTCGATCAGGCCCACCTGTTCGACAAGGCCAGCGGCGACGTGATCCCGGTTTAG
- a CDS encoding carbohydrate ABC transporter permease, protein MSTRSLTGLSPSARRLAAFGCIVWCFITLFPLYWVVVTAFKTPPGVVGGPTYIPFVDFTPTLQPFIDLYQGIRGEFFRTFLNSTMVGLSSAVIATAIGAMAAYALVRFEFRVRLVSGLAFFVLALGGYLVFNATLGLTRPQSLLLAFPIALVAAILVNRLPLPGPILGNEDILFWFVSQRMFPPIVTAFALYLLYTEIGRMGFQLVDSFIGMTLCYVAFSLPIVVWLMRDFFEALPIEVEEAAMVDNVPTWRIFLGIVVPMSMNGLIATFLITLAFVWNEFLFALFLTNAKWQTLPILVAGQNSQRGDEWWAISAAALVAIVPMMIMAALLGRMMRSGVLLGAIK, encoded by the coding sequence ATGAGCACACGCTCCCTCACCGGCCTCTCGCCCAGCGCCCGCCGCCTTGCCGCCTTCGGCTGCATTGTCTGGTGCTTCATCACCCTGTTCCCGCTGTACTGGGTGGTGGTGACCGCCTTCAAGACCCCGCCGGGCGTGGTCGGCGGCCCCACCTACATTCCGTTTGTCGACTTCACACCGACGCTGCAGCCGTTCATCGATCTCTATCAGGGCATCCGCGGCGAGTTTTTCCGCACCTTCCTGAACTCGACGATGGTGGGCTTATCGTCTGCAGTGATCGCCACCGCCATCGGCGCGATGGCCGCCTATGCGCTGGTGCGTTTCGAATTCAGAGTCCGCCTCGTCTCGGGCCTGGCTTTCTTCGTGCTGGCGCTCGGCGGCTACCTGGTGTTCAACGCCACGCTTGGGTTGACCCGGCCGCAGAGCCTGCTGCTGGCGTTTCCGATCGCGCTTGTCGCCGCCATCCTGGTCAACAGGCTGCCGTTGCCGGGGCCGATCCTCGGCAATGAGGACATCCTGTTCTGGTTCGTCAGCCAGCGCATGTTTCCGCCGATCGTTACCGCATTCGCGCTCTATCTTCTGTACACCGAAATCGGCCGAATGGGCTTCCAGCTGGTCGACAGCTTCATCGGCATGACGCTGTGTTATGTGGCGTTTTCGCTGCCGATCGTTGTCTGGCTGATGCGCGACTTCTTCGAGGCGCTGCCGATCGAGGTTGAAGAGGCCGCAATGGTCGACAACGTGCCGACCTGGCGCATCTTTCTCGGCATCGTGGTGCCGATGTCGATGAACGGGCTGATCGCGACCTTCCTGATTACGCTTGCCTTTGTCTGGAATGAATTCCTGTTCGCGCTGTTCCTGACCAACGCCAAATGGCAGACGCTGCCGATTTTGGTAGCCGGACAGAACAGCCAGCGTGGCGACGAATGGTGGGCGATCTCGGCCGCCGCCCTCGTCGCCATCGTGCCGATGATGATCATGGCGGCCCTGCTCGGCCGCATGATGCGATCGGGCGTGCTGCTCGGGGCCATCAAGTGA
- a CDS encoding extracellular solute-binding protein, with translation MRRTLLATAAAFAIASAVTPAQAACSPDYTGVTLTVASQTGPYIASALKLGADAWSKQTCGKVNVVEFPWSELYPKIATSLTSGDATFDMVSFAPAWLPDFVDYLSEMPKAMQSGPDWDDVEPAYRERLMVWGGKIYSQSMDGDVHTYTYRIDLFEDPKEKEAFKAKYGYDLAPPTTWKQYLDIAEFFQRPDKGMWGTAEAFRRGGQQFWFFFSHAAAYTNNPNYPGAMFFDPESMDAQINNPGWIKGLEEYIRASKLGPPNALNFSFGEVNAAVAGGQVAESIGWGDTGVIAADPKQSKISGKVGSAMLPGSNEIWNAKTKAWDKFPEVLPGPFMAFGGWQIAVPKAGKNQAAAWSYIKTLTSPEVSGQAAITGGTGVNPYRKSHTTNLELWSKIFTPREAKEYLGAQSASINSKNVALDVRLPGYFSYTEVVEIELGKALAGQVTPKQALDTVAKEWNRLTDEFGRDKQLAAYRAAMGLPAKK, from the coding sequence CTGAGAAGGACTTTGCTCGCCACAGCGGCAGCATTTGCAATAGCTTCCGCCGTGACCCCGGCGCAGGCCGCCTGCAGTCCGGACTATACGGGCGTCACGCTAACGGTGGCGTCGCAGACCGGTCCCTACATCGCCTCGGCGCTGAAGCTTGGTGCCGATGCCTGGTCGAAACAGACCTGCGGCAAGGTCAATGTGGTGGAATTCCCCTGGTCGGAACTCTATCCCAAGATCGCGACATCGCTGACATCAGGCGATGCGACATTCGACATGGTCTCCTTCGCACCGGCCTGGCTGCCCGACTTCGTCGACTACCTCAGCGAAATGCCGAAGGCGATGCAATCTGGGCCGGATTGGGACGATGTCGAGCCGGCCTATCGCGAACGGCTGATGGTATGGGGCGGCAAGATCTATTCGCAATCGATGGACGGCGACGTCCACACCTACACCTACCGCATCGACCTGTTCGAAGATCCGAAGGAGAAGGAGGCGTTCAAGGCCAAATACGGCTATGACCTCGCGCCGCCGACCACCTGGAAGCAGTATCTCGACATCGCCGAATTCTTCCAGCGTCCCGATAAAGGGATGTGGGGCACCGCGGAGGCGTTCCGGCGCGGCGGCCAGCAGTTCTGGTTCTTCTTCAGCCATGCGGCCGCCTACACCAACAATCCGAATTATCCCGGTGCGATGTTTTTCGATCCGGAAAGCATGGACGCGCAGATCAACAACCCCGGCTGGATCAAGGGACTGGAGGAATACATCCGCGCCTCCAAGCTCGGACCGCCCAACGCGCTCAATTTCTCATTCGGCGAGGTCAACGCGGCGGTGGCCGGCGGCCAGGTGGCGGAATCGATCGGCTGGGGCGACACCGGCGTGATCGCCGCCGATCCCAAGCAGTCGAAAATTTCCGGCAAGGTCGGCTCCGCGATGCTGCCGGGATCGAATGAAATCTGGAACGCGAAGACCAAAGCCTGGGACAAATTCCCCGAGGTGCTGCCGGGGCCGTTCATGGCGTTCGGCGGCTGGCAGATCGCCGTGCCGAAGGCGGGCAAGAACCAGGCGGCCGCCTGGAGCTACATCAAGACGCTGACCAGTCCCGAGGTGTCGGGCCAGGCAGCGATCACCGGCGGCACCGGCGTCAACCCCTACCGCAAGTCGCACACCACCAATCTCGAGCTGTGGAGCAAGATCTTCACGCCGCGTGAGGCGAAGGAATATCTCGGCGCACAATCGGCCTCGATCAACTCCAAGAACGTCGCCCTCGACGTGCGCCTGCCCGGCTACTTCTCCTACACCGAGGTGGTGGAGATCGAACTCGGCAAGGCGCTGGCGGGACAGGTGACGCCGAAGCAGGCGCTCGACACCGTGGCCAAGGAGTGGAACCGGCTGACCGACGAATTCGGCCGCGACAAACAACTCGCCGCCTATCGCGCGGCGATGGGTTTGCCGGCGAAGAAGTGA
- a CDS encoding DeoR/GlpR family DNA-binding transcription regulator, with the protein MAVGSNETAPTGDARALRLQRLRHAVDASGRLHLRTAAQLLNVSEMTIRRDLASSDAPLACLGGYVVDAAFPTVGKYAIEQEIDQHAQHKLLACRRAVETVRDGDTLFIDCGSTMQSLAECLPRDLSLSVICFSMNVAERVTQRPNTQVMLLGGLYHTSSQSFSSDEALTYLRRIGINKAFISAGGVHPARGASCSNFHEVAVKQAAIASAMESVLVVDESKLGSLKPAFFADLGVFAGIVVGGPVGTDVRKQFKSFPLGIAAK; encoded by the coding sequence ATGGCTGTGGGATCGAATGAGACGGCTCCGACAGGGGACGCCCGGGCTTTACGCCTGCAGCGGTTGCGGCATGCCGTCGACGCGAGCGGCCGGCTTCATCTCAGGACCGCGGCGCAACTTCTCAACGTATCGGAAATGACCATCCGCCGCGATCTCGCATCGTCCGATGCCCCGCTCGCCTGCCTCGGCGGCTATGTGGTGGATGCGGCGTTTCCCACGGTTGGAAAATACGCCATCGAGCAGGAGATCGACCAGCACGCTCAGCACAAGCTCCTAGCGTGCCGGCGCGCGGTGGAAACCGTGCGCGACGGCGACACCCTGTTCATCGATTGCGGCTCTACCATGCAGTCGCTTGCCGAGTGCCTGCCACGCGATCTGTCGCTGTCGGTGATCTGCTTCTCCATGAACGTGGCCGAGCGGGTCACCCAGCGGCCGAACACCCAGGTGATGCTGCTGGGCGGGCTGTATCACACCTCGTCGCAGTCGTTTTCGTCCGACGAGGCGCTGACCTATCTGCGCCGGATTGGAATCAACAAGGCCTTTATTTCCGCCGGCGGGGTTCATCCAGCGCGCGGCGCGAGCTGCTCCAATTTTCACGAAGTTGCGGTGAAGCAGGCGGCGATCGCTAGCGCCATGGAGAGCGTGCTGGTGGTCGATGAAAGCAAGCTCGGTAGCTTGAAGCCGGCGTTTTTCGCCGATCTCGGCGTGTTCGCTGGCATCGTCGTCGGTGGCCCGGTCGGCACCGACGTGCGTAAGCAGTTCAAATCGTTTCCGCTCGGCATCGCTGCCAAATAG
- a CDS encoding sugar ABC transporter permease, translating into MMRNDPIKHLFIWPAVLVVLAISIFPLIYSLTTSFLSFRLIPPIPPRVVWLGNYTTLLQEPRFWNALFITTLVAVIAVTLQYVIGFAVALALNARVPGERLFRVGLLLPMLLAPVAVALVARMIFNPTMGPLNQLLTQFGFPNLPFLTNGHWALGCIIAVEVWQWTPFMILMLLAGLQTLPEDVYEAAELENASHWQQFWGITFPMMLPISAAVVFIRLIESYKIMDTVFVMTGGGPGVDTETLTLFAYQEGFKKFNLGYTSALSFLFLIAITVIGTTYLVLLRPHLEKRR; encoded by the coding sequence ATGATGCGCAACGATCCGATCAAGCATCTCTTTATCTGGCCGGCCGTCCTGGTCGTGCTGGCGATCTCGATCTTTCCGCTGATCTATTCCCTGACCACGAGTTTCCTCAGCTTCCGGCTGATTCCACCGATACCGCCGCGGGTGGTCTGGCTCGGCAACTACACCACCCTGTTGCAGGAGCCGCGGTTCTGGAACGCGTTGTTCATCACCACCTTGGTGGCGGTCATCGCGGTCACCCTGCAATACGTCATCGGCTTTGCGGTGGCGCTGGCGCTGAATGCCCGAGTGCCGGGCGAACGACTGTTCCGCGTCGGGCTGTTGCTGCCGATGCTGCTCGCACCTGTCGCGGTGGCGCTGGTGGCGCGCATGATCTTCAACCCGACCATGGGACCGCTCAACCAGCTACTCACGCAATTCGGCTTTCCCAACCTGCCGTTCCTGACCAACGGCCACTGGGCGCTGGGATGCATCATCGCGGTCGAAGTCTGGCAGTGGACGCCGTTCATGATCCTGATGCTGCTGGCGGGATTGCAGACGCTGCCGGAGGATGTCTATGAGGCGGCCGAGCTGGAGAACGCCAGCCATTGGCAGCAGTTCTGGGGCATCACTTTTCCGATGATGTTGCCGATCTCTGCAGCCGTGGTCTTCATCCGCCTGATCGAGAGCTACAAGATCATGGACACGGTGTTTGTGATGACCGGCGGCGGTCCGGGTGTCGACACCGAAACGTTGACGCTGTTCGCCTACCAGGAAGGCTTCAAGAAATTCAACCTTGGCTACACATCGGCGCTGAGCTTCCTGTTCCTGATCGCCATCACCGTGATCGGCACAACCTACCTGGTGCTGCTACGGCCGCATCTGGAGAAACGGCGATGA
- a CDS encoding RbsD/FucU family protein, whose protein sequence is MLKTIDPLLNADVLYALRAMGHGDRLVVCDTNFPADSIARQTRLGYLLRIDNVSAARALRAVLSVLPLDTFVDDAAIRMEIVGSPQEVPPVQREVQAEIDRAEGRAWTLVPVERHAFYEKAKQAYCVIATGERRFYGCFLFTKGVIAPDAE, encoded by the coding sequence ATGCTCAAGACGATCGATCCATTGCTCAACGCCGATGTTCTCTATGCCCTGCGCGCCATGGGTCACGGCGATCGCCTGGTGGTATGCGACACCAATTTCCCCGCCGACTCCATCGCCCGGCAGACGAGACTCGGCTATCTGCTGCGGATCGACAATGTCAGCGCGGCGCGGGCGCTGCGCGCAGTGCTGTCGGTGCTGCCGCTCGATACGTTTGTGGACGATGCGGCGATCCGCATGGAGATCGTGGGCAGTCCCCAGGAGGTGCCGCCGGTGCAGCGCGAGGTGCAGGCCGAGATCGACCGCGCAGAAGGCCGCGCCTGGACACTCGTCCCCGTGGAACGCCACGCCTTTTATGAGAAAGCCAAGCAGGCCTATTGCGTCATCGCCACCGGCGAGCGCCGTTTCTATGGCTGCTTCCTGTTCACCAAGGGCGTGATCGCGCCAGACGCGGAGTGA
- a CDS encoding ribokinase: MSREGAVAILGIFVADLAFRAGRLPAVGETILGSGFGIGPGGKGSNQSVAAARSGAAVSFISRIGRDTFADIALKTWTAEGITPRVTQVDTPTGAAFIYVHETRGDNAIIVVPGAAGELCAADVDAAADAIRDSRVFATQLEQPVDAARRGLEIARSAGVITVFNPAPAGTFDDVLFGLSDYVVPNESEAEALTGIAVSDLDGARRAGDALIAKGAGTALITLGERGALFHRKGCSIHVPPFRAGAVVETTGAGDAFVGGFAAALARGADPVEAAIFGSATAAISVTRVGTAPAMPHRAEIEALLRDQRAS; this comes from the coding sequence ATGAGCAGGGAGGGAGCCGTTGCGATCCTCGGCATCTTTGTCGCCGATCTCGCCTTTCGTGCCGGGCGCCTGCCGGCGGTCGGCGAGACCATCTTAGGCTCGGGATTCGGTATCGGCCCCGGCGGCAAGGGATCGAACCAGTCGGTCGCCGCCGCACGCTCCGGCGCCGCGGTCTCCTTTATCTCGCGGATCGGCCGTGACACCTTCGCCGATATCGCCTTGAAGACCTGGACCGCGGAAGGCATCACCCCGCGCGTCACCCAGGTCGACACGCCAACCGGCGCCGCATTCATCTACGTGCACGAGACCCGCGGTGATAACGCGATTATCGTGGTGCCCGGCGCGGCCGGCGAGCTCTGTGCCGCCGACGTCGACGCCGCCGCGGACGCGATCCGCGACAGCCGGGTGTTCGCAACCCAGCTGGAGCAACCGGTCGACGCCGCCCGGCGCGGCCTTGAAATCGCCCGTTCAGCCGGCGTGATCACCGTGTTTAATCCCGCGCCCGCCGGCACCTTCGATGACGTGCTGTTCGGACTCAGCGACTATGTCGTGCCGAACGAAAGCGAAGCCGAGGCCCTGACCGGGATTGCGGTCTCGGATCTTGATGGTGCCCGCCGCGCCGGGGACGCATTGATCGCCAAAGGTGCCGGCACCGCGCTGATCACGCTCGGCGAGCGCGGCGCATTGTTCCACCGCAAGGGCTGTTCGATCCATGTCCCGCCGTTCCGCGCCGGCGCCGTGGTCGAGACCACTGGCGCCGGGGATGCCTTTGTCGGCGGCTTCGCCGCAGCGCTGGCGCGCGGCGCCGATCCGGTCGAAGCCGCCATTTTCGGATCGGCGACCGCGGCCATTTCCGTGACCCGTGTCGGCACTGCACCCGCAATGCCGCACCGCGCCGAGATCGAAGCCCTGCTCAGAGACCAGCGCGCGTCATGA
- the deoC gene encoding deoxyribose-phosphate aldolase, with product MEWVDEIRINLSAAERRIASLPGRRTVKKDAQAAWLLKAIACIDLTTLNGDDTTERVKRLCAKAKMPVRAEILDALGFAERVVHTGAICVYHRFVATAVDALNGSGIPVAAVSTGFPAGLVPHDIKLKEIEASVRDGASEIDIVITREHVLTGNWSELYREVSDFRAACGDAHIKTILATGDLKTLRNVAKASMVCMMAGADFIKTSTGKEAVNATLPVTLAMVRMIRAYQERTGFKVGYKPAGGISTAKDVLTYQFLMKEELGRDWLEPDLFRIGASSLLADIERQLEHHVTGHYSAFNRHPVG from the coding sequence ATGGAGTGGGTTGACGAGATCCGCATCAATCTCTCCGCAGCTGAACGTCGGATTGCATCGCTGCCAGGCCGGCGCACGGTCAAGAAGGACGCACAGGCGGCGTGGCTGCTCAAGGCCATCGCCTGCATCGACCTCACCACGCTCAATGGTGACGACACCACGGAGCGGGTGAAGCGGCTCTGCGCCAAGGCGAAGATGCCGGTACGCGCCGAAATTCTCGACGCGCTCGGATTCGCAGAGCGTGTGGTCCATACCGGCGCGATCTGCGTTTATCACCGCTTTGTTGCAACCGCCGTCGACGCGCTCAACGGTTCCGGGATTCCGGTTGCCGCGGTGTCGACCGGCTTTCCGGCAGGCCTCGTGCCACACGACATCAAGCTGAAGGAGATCGAAGCCTCGGTCAGGGACGGCGCCAGCGAAATCGACATCGTGATCACCCGCGAGCATGTGTTGACCGGCAACTGGTCCGAGCTCTATCGCGAGGTCAGCGATTTTCGCGCCGCCTGCGGCGATGCCCACATCAAGACCATTCTCGCCACCGGCGATCTCAAGACCCTGCGCAATGTGGCGAAGGCCTCCATGGTCTGCATGATGGCGGGCGCCGACTTCATCAAGACCTCGACCGGCAAGGAAGCCGTCAATGCCACCCTGCCGGTGACACTGGCGATGGTGCGGATGATCCGGGCCTATCAGGAGCGCACGGGTTTCAAAGTCGGCTACAAACCCGCCGGCGGCATCTCCACGGCCAAGGACGTACTCACCTATCAATTCCTGATGAAGGAGGAACTGGGTCGCGACTGGCTGGAGCCGGATCTGTTCCGGATCGGCGCGTCGAGCTTGTTGGCCGACATCGAACGCCAGCTCGAACATCATGTCACCGGCCACTACTCGGCCTTCAACCGCCACCCCGTGGGATGA